The proteins below are encoded in one region of Ephemeroptericola cinctiostellae:
- the msrA gene encoding peptide-methionine (S)-S-oxide reductase MsrA: MLNTLKVLLLILISTPLMPCVSHAKTIEAPIENMALAVTPSQATAVLAGGCFWGVQAVFQHVKGVTNVVAGYAGGSLERANYTAVSSGTTGHAEAVKITFDPSQISYGQLLQVYFSVAHDPTELNRQGPDQGTQYRSSVFYTNAEQQRVAQLYITQLERQGAFHRPIVTTNVPLQDFYVAESDHQNYFNKHPDSAYIIYNDAPKLVDLQQSYPELYQRTSI; encoded by the coding sequence ATGTTAAACACATTGAAGGTTTTGCTTCTGATTTTGATCAGCACCCCATTGATGCCCTGTGTCAGTCATGCCAAGACAATTGAGGCGCCGATTGAAAACATGGCACTTGCCGTCACACCAAGCCAAGCCACTGCGGTTTTGGCGGGTGGTTGTTTTTGGGGCGTGCAGGCGGTGTTTCAACATGTCAAAGGTGTGACGAATGTGGTGGCTGGTTATGCGGGTGGCTCGTTAGAACGCGCGAATTACACAGCAGTCAGTTCAGGCACAACAGGTCATGCGGAGGCCGTTAAAATCACCTTTGATCCATCTCAAATCAGTTACGGCCAATTGCTCCAAGTGTATTTTTCGGTCGCCCACGATCCGACCGAGCTGAACCGTCAAGGTCCAGATCAAGGGACGCAATACCGTTCATCTGTTTTTTATACCAATGCTGAACAGCAGCGCGTGGCACAGCTTTACATCACACAGCTTGAACGGCAGGGTGCTTTTCATCGTCCCATTGTGACGACAAATGTGCCCTTACAGGATTTTTACGTTGCAGAAAGTGACCATCAAAATTATTTTAATAAGCACCCTGATTCAGCCTATATCATCTACAACGATGCGCCAAAATTAGTGGACTTACAACAATCCTATCCTGAGCTGTACCAGCGCACATCCATTTGA
- the rimI gene encoding ribosomal protein S18-alanine N-acetyltransferase yields MSANMAYRRLCAADLPAVADIEMAVQIEPWSRAQVLEIAGLLDGGYVAWVAEDAFGQVQAYLIAQVVIDEAEILTIGVAHAAQGQGVGAALLVFGLMDIRACYPDVQACFLEVRVSNAVARTLYDKNGFVEVGRRKHYYHDPVTGAREDALILRCDVIEHTYSTSNE; encoded by the coding sequence ATGAGCGCAAATATGGCATATCGCCGTTTGTGTGCCGCTGATTTGCCTGCCGTTGCTGATATTGAAATGGCGGTGCAGATTGAACCGTGGTCGCGTGCGCAAGTGCTTGAGATTGCAGGTCTGCTGGATGGGGGTTACGTGGCTTGGGTGGCCGAAGATGCGTTTGGACAGGTGCAGGCGTATTTAATCGCACAAGTGGTGATTGATGAAGCTGAGATTTTAACAATTGGAGTCGCGCATGCTGCGCAAGGACAAGGTGTGGGCGCGGCATTATTGGTTTTTGGCTTGATGGACATTCGCGCTTGTTATCCAGATGTGCAAGCGTGCTTTTTAGAAGTGCGTGTGAGTAATGCCGTTGCCCGCACTTTATACGATAAAAATGGTTTTGTTGAGGTTGGACGGCGCAAGCATTATTATCATGATCCTGTCACGGGGGCACGTGAGGATGCGCTGATTCTGCGCTGTGATGTGATTGAACACACATACAGCACATCAAATGAATAA
- a CDS encoding Mth938-like domain-containing protein, giving the protein MHFQPDLNPNLNAITSCDENAIKVNNIPFASSIWVTPEGAVQTLTAHSIADLTGELFEAVSKATPEVVLIGTGVRQHFLHPVLLAPLTQARIGVECMSSDAACRTYNVLMSEGRRVLALILLPN; this is encoded by the coding sequence ATGCACTTTCAACCCGATCTCAATCCAAACCTCAATGCCATCACGTCATGCGACGAAAATGCCATTAAAGTCAACAACATCCCTTTCGCAAGCAGCATTTGGGTGACACCTGAAGGCGCGGTTCAAACATTGACCGCCCACTCCATTGCCGATTTAACAGGCGAGCTGTTTGAAGCGGTGTCCAAGGCCACACCTGAGGTGGTGTTGATCGGCACAGGCGTGCGCCAACATTTCCTTCATCCCGTGCTACTCGCCCCATTGACTCAAGCGCGCATTGGCGTGGAATGCATGAGCAGTGATGCAGCCTGCCGAACCTATAATGTGCTCATGAGCGAAGGCCGCCGCGTACTCGCCTTGATTTTATTGCCCAATTAA
- the tsaB gene encoding tRNA (adenosine(37)-N6)-threonylcarbamoyltransferase complex dimerization subunit type 1 TsaB has product MSATLLAVDTSSAYCSVALSHQGVSSSEHLMTEQSHSENVLPMVRRLLEARGMTVQDVDAFVVGIGPGGFTGVRLGVAVVQGLAYATGKPVIALPSLLALAQAAFESQPVEMTVLVANDARMNQVYWAAYHFDVAGAYSTIQAPSLGVLDDVIAFTELQEVAVRQTMQLAGNAWTIFEAFKAWSLAHEADGVRMAAMNHDAPNALYLLPAAQRSFAASGGVPPHDVSPLYVRDKIAQTIAEREAAKAI; this is encoded by the coding sequence ATGAGTGCAACTTTATTGGCCGTGGACACATCGAGTGCATATTGCTCAGTGGCCTTGAGCCACCAAGGGGTCAGCAGTAGTGAGCATCTGATGACAGAGCAAAGCCACTCCGAAAATGTGTTGCCTATGGTGCGTCGGCTGTTGGAGGCACGCGGGATGACGGTGCAGGATGTCGATGCGTTTGTCGTGGGCATTGGCCCCGGTGGCTTTACGGGGGTGCGTTTGGGTGTGGCTGTGGTGCAAGGTTTGGCATATGCGACAGGTAAACCCGTGATTGCGTTGCCCTCATTGCTGGCTTTGGCGCAAGCCGCATTTGAATCTCAACCTGTCGAAATGACGGTGCTGGTGGCGAATGATGCACGGATGAATCAGGTGTATTGGGCGGCTTATCATTTCGATGTGGCGGGTGCGTATTCGACGATTCAAGCGCCGAGTTTGGGTGTGTTGGACGATGTGATCGCATTTACGGAGTTGCAAGAAGTGGCCGTACGACAAACGATGCAATTGGCTGGTAATGCGTGGACAATTTTTGAGGCTTTCAAGGCTTGGTCTTTGGCGCATGAAGCGGACGGTGTTCGTATGGCTGCGATGAACCACGATGCACCCAATGCATTGTATTTATTGCCTGCGGCGCAACGGTCTTTTGCAGCCAGTGGGGGTGTGCCACCGCATGATGTGTCTCCCTTATATGTGCGTGATAAAATTGCGCAAACCATCGCCGAGCGTGAGGCGGCAAAAGCGATATGA
- a CDS encoding sulfite oxidase heme-binding subunit YedZ, which translates to MRTAQQTLWFNKVLVFINALVPLCMLAWDGMHRQLGVNPVEFLTRIFGVLTLMFILITLAITPLRKQFGWGFLIKYRRMLGLFAFFYGCLHLITYIGFDRSWSLSSTISDVIKRPFIAFGMASFLMLIPLAITSTDKMLHRLGAKRWLKLHKLIYILAMAGVVHFYMIVKSDVFYPVLFGVVLAILLGYRVYAHGQKALPKKKN; encoded by the coding sequence ATGCGAACTGCGCAACAGACCTTATGGTTCAACAAAGTCCTTGTGTTCATTAATGCCCTCGTGCCGCTCTGTATGCTCGCGTGGGATGGCATGCACCGACAATTGGGTGTGAATCCTGTTGAATTCCTCACCCGAATTTTTGGTGTATTGACCTTGATGTTCATTCTCATCACGCTTGCCATCACCCCACTGCGCAAACAGTTTGGCTGGGGGTTTTTGATTAAATACCGGCGCATGCTTGGTTTGTTCGCTTTTTTTTATGGTTGCTTACACCTCATCACTTACATTGGTTTTGACCGCAGTTGGAGCTTGTCGAGTACGATTAGCGACGTGATTAAACGGCCATTTATTGCTTTTGGTATGGCGAGTTTTCTCATGCTCATCCCACTCGCCATCACCTCGACGGACAAGATGTTGCATCGCCTCGGCGCGAAACGTTGGCTGAAATTGCACAAACTCATCTACATCCTCGCCATGGCAGGCGTGGTGCATTTTTACATGATTGTGAAATCCGACGTGTTTTACCCCGTGTTATTTGGGGTGGTACTGGCGATTTTGCTGGGTTATCGTGTGTATGCGCACGGGCAAAAAGCCTTGCCGAAGAAAAAAAATTAG
- the ispD gene encoding 2-C-methyl-D-erythritol 4-phosphate cytidylyltransferase — protein MNTTDAMVAVVPTVAVICAAGSGSRTGSPLPKQYRELNGVPMLAHAIKALFNSACVQQVVVVLSPQDAWYDVLIAPLVGDAVQVLRVGGETRAQSVCNALDVLDEQYDEAWVMVHDAARPCITPALVEALHDAVLLHSAVGGVLAMPVVDTIKLSDDGVLAKKTLDRKKLWAAQTPQMFKLDVLYNALSDALVDEHVAEGITDEASVMEWAGVSPMLIEGHVSNLKVTFAHDFELAEFWLERASRPVQALA, from the coding sequence ATGAACACAACAGATGCAATGGTGGCCGTCGTGCCAACGGTGGCGGTGATTTGTGCGGCGGGTTCTGGTTCACGCACGGGGTCGCCGTTGCCGAAGCAATATAGAGAGTTGAATGGCGTGCCGATGTTGGCTCATGCAATCAAGGCCTTGTTTAACAGTGCATGTGTGCAGCAAGTCGTGGTGGTGCTGTCGCCACAGGATGCGTGGTATGACGTGTTGATTGCACCGTTGGTTGGCGATGCGGTTCAGGTACTGCGTGTGGGCGGGGAGACTCGGGCGCAGTCGGTGTGCAATGCGTTGGATGTGCTGGATGAGCAATACGATGAGGCGTGGGTGATGGTGCATGATGCCGCACGTCCTTGTATCACGCCTGCATTGGTTGAGGCGTTGCATGATGCTGTGTTGCTGCACAGTGCAGTGGGGGGGGTGTTGGCGATGCCTGTGGTCGATACAATTAAATTATCCGATGATGGCGTGTTGGCCAAAAAAACCTTGGATCGTAAAAAGCTGTGGGCGGCACAGACGCCACAAATGTTTAAATTGGATGTTTTGTACAATGCATTGTCCGACGCTTTGGTGGACGAACATGTTGCAGAGGGCATCACCGATGAGGCGAGCGTGATGGAGTGGGCTGGTGTGTCCCCCATGTTGATTGAAGGGCATGTGAGTAACTTAAAAGTGACGTTTGCACATGACTTTGAGTTGGCTGAGTTTTGGTTGGAGCGGGCAAGCAGACCTGTGCAAGCCTTGGCGTGA
- a CDS encoding PhoH family protein gives MPLPKAPTKKGSLLTQPAGGHAVAQTKVPTAQHAPSTAKKKTKTAAPRVAQSPAQHATMTQAAAVPSHTPTTAKPVKTHTAHTAQAAPTAPAVSQAPVTRPPLAHSAPVLNAPAAKNHKRTSKTSEVNATRKLFVLDTNVMLHDPSCFFRFEEHDVYLPLITLEELDNHKKGTTETARHGRQVSRMLDQLMSAVANGIDDGVPLNALDNQSNLGRLFFQTQFFNDDLPKSLPSGKADNQILGVVHGLQQLHPDRSVVLVSKDINMRIKARALGLNAEDYFNDQVIQDSDVLYSGQMALPADFWENHSKNLESWQEGGHTFYRIEGPLVAQMSVNEFVFLEQPEVASFYAQIVGIEADASDAPKNATLRTLIDYSNPKHGVWGIGARNREQNFALNVLMDPDIDFVTLLGQAGTGKTLVTIAAALQQTLESARYSEVIITRITVPVGEDIGFLPGTEEEKMTPWMGALQDNLEILIKGDANAGEWARAATNELIKNKVKIKAMSFMRGRTFVNKLLILDEAQNLTPKQMKTLITRAGPGTKVVCLGNLAQIDTPYLTEGSSGLAYVVEHFKGWPHSAHITLMRGERSRLADHANEVL, from the coding sequence ATGCCTTTACCCAAAGCCCCAACCAAAAAAGGCAGTTTATTGACTCAACCTGCGGGCGGTCACGCAGTTGCACAAACAAAAGTACCCACAGCACAGCATGCACCATCAACTGCCAAGAAAAAAACGAAAACAGCAGCCCCACGTGTTGCCCAAAGCCCAGCCCAACATGCGACGATGACGCAAGCAGCTGCGGTACCAAGCCACACGCCAACGACAGCCAAACCCGTCAAAACACATACAGCACATACCGCACAAGCGGCACCCACTGCTCCAGCGGTGTCACAAGCACCAGTCACTCGCCCACCACTGGCTCACAGTGCGCCCGTGTTAAATGCACCTGCCGCAAAAAATCACAAACGCACCAGTAAAACGTCTGAAGTGAATGCCACCCGCAAACTGTTCGTGCTCGACACCAACGTCATGCTGCACGACCCTTCTTGTTTTTTCCGCTTCGAAGAGCACGATGTTTACCTGCCACTCATCACTTTAGAAGAGCTTGATAACCATAAAAAAGGCACCACTGAAACAGCCCGTCATGGCCGTCAAGTGTCTCGCATGCTGGATCAACTGATGAGTGCGGTGGCAAACGGCATCGATGATGGCGTGCCATTGAATGCATTGGACAATCAATCCAACCTTGGGCGTTTGTTTTTCCAAACCCAATTTTTTAACGATGACTTACCAAAAAGTTTGCCATCGGGCAAAGCCGACAATCAAATTCTCGGCGTCGTTCATGGTTTGCAACAGTTGCACCCTGATCGCAGCGTTGTGTTGGTGTCAAAAGACATCAACATGCGCATCAAAGCACGTGCACTGGGTTTAAATGCGGAAGACTATTTCAACGATCAAGTGATCCAAGATTCCGATGTGTTGTACAGCGGCCAGATGGCTTTGCCTGCTGATTTTTGGGAAAACCACAGCAAAAACCTCGAATCATGGCAAGAAGGCGGTCATACCTTTTACCGCATTGAGGGGCCTTTGGTGGCGCAGATGAGCGTGAATGAGTTTGTGTTTCTTGAACAACCCGAGGTCGCCAGTTTTTATGCTCAAATTGTGGGAATAGAAGCCGATGCTTCAGATGCGCCAAAAAATGCCACATTGCGCACCTTGATCGATTACAGCAACCCAAAACATGGTGTGTGGGGCATTGGTGCACGCAACCGCGAACAAAATTTCGCACTGAATGTGTTGATGGATCCAGACATCGATTTCGTCACCCTGCTCGGTCAAGCGGGCACAGGCAAAACACTGGTCACCATCGCAGCAGCGCTACAACAAACCCTTGAATCAGCACGCTATTCGGAAGTCATCATCACCCGCATCACGGTGCCTGTTGGTGAAGACATTGGCTTTTTACCTGGCACGGAAGAAGAAAAGATGACCCCGTGGATGGGGGCTCTCCAAGACAACTTGGAAATCCTCATCAAAGGCGATGCGAATGCAGGTGAATGGGCGCGTGCAGCCACCAACGAGTTGATTAAAAACAAGGTGAAAATCAAAGCCATGAGTTTCATGCGCGGACGCACGTTCGTCAACAAATTATTGATTTTAGATGAAGCGCAAAATCTCACGCCAAAACAAATGAAAACCCTCATCACCCGCGCAGGCCCAGGTACAAAGGTGGTGTGTTTGGGTAATTTGGCACAAATCGACACGCCTTATTTGACTGAAGGGTCTTCAGGTTTGGCGTATGTGGTAGAGCATTTCAAAGGCTGGCCACACAGCGCGCACATCACCTTGATGCGTGGCGAGCGTTCGCGCTTGGCTGATCATGCCAATGAAGTGCTTTGA
- a CDS encoding toprim domain-containing protein — protein sequence MYFKNTPIKLADSRTHGAGTELFIVEGDSAASAVTALRNGQCQAVLPMQGKPLNALKATAAKVSAYPLFNALESSLGAGAGEHFNINTMRFERIVLLFDPDADGIHSGALMLMYFYKRMRPLFEAGKILMVHPPWLQFTIAGRTEPLYAYAEAQGRDVAEQLRAQGMDFQTLRYRGLAGIDRDILLSACITPETRVTRTMGLKDAEAAIAVFGGGLEG from the coding sequence ATGTACTTTAAAAACACCCCCATCAAGCTCGCCGACAGCCGCACCCATGGCGCAGGCACAGAATTGTTCATCGTCGAAGGCGACTCCGCCGCCAGCGCAGTGACCGCCTTACGCAACGGGCAATGTCAAGCAGTCCTGCCCATGCAAGGTAAGCCGCTGAACGCCCTCAAAGCCACCGCCGCCAAAGTCTCGGCCTATCCCCTATTCAACGCACTCGAAAGCAGTTTAGGTGCAGGCGCAGGTGAACACTTCAACATAAACACAATGCGCTTTGAACGCATCGTTCTGCTGTTCGATCCCGACGCCGACGGCATTCACAGCGGCGCACTCATGCTCATGTATTTTTACAAACGCATGCGCCCCCTGTTTGAAGCCGGAAAAATTCTAATGGTTCACCCACCTTGGTTGCAATTCACCATTGCAGGCCGAACCGAACCCCTATACGCCTACGCCGAAGCCCAAGGCCGTGATGTCGCAGAACAATTGCGAGCACAAGGCATGGATTTCCAAACACTGCGCTACCGAGGTTTAGCGGGGATCGATCGAGATATTTTATTGAGTGCCTGCATCACCCCTGAAACGCGCGTCACACGGACGATGGGGCTGAAAGATGCAGAAGCCGCGATTGCGGTATTTGGAGGCGGATTGGAAGGGTGA
- the ispF gene encoding 2-C-methyl-D-erythritol 2,4-cyclodiphosphate synthase, with amino-acid sequence MIAVSNLPVLPFRIGQGFDVHALVNDRPLIIGGVTIPFDKGLLGHSDADVLLHAITDALLGALALGDIGRHFPDTDPQFKGVDSRVLLKHAYQKILDAGYVLANLDSTIIAQAPKMAPHIGSMRENIAFDLGVDVSAINVKAKTNEQLGYLGRSEGIACEAVVLLMKVSA; translated from the coding sequence ATGATTGCAGTTTCTAATTTACCCGTTTTACCTTTTCGCATCGGGCAAGGGTTTGATGTGCATGCTTTGGTGAACGATCGCCCGTTGATCATTGGCGGGGTGACGATTCCTTTTGACAAAGGCTTGCTCGGGCATTCGGATGCAGATGTGTTGTTGCACGCCATCACCGATGCGTTGTTGGGGGCGCTGGCACTGGGTGACATTGGACGGCATTTTCCAGACACCGATCCACAATTTAAAGGGGTGGACAGTCGTGTTTTGCTTAAACATGCCTACCAAAAAATTCTTGATGCGGGTTATGTGTTGGCCAATTTGGACTCCACCATCATCGCGCAAGCACCCAAAATGGCACCACACATCGGCAGCATGCGTGAAAATATTGCGTTTGACTTGGGGGTGGATGTGAGCGCGATCAATGTCAAGGCGAAAACCAATGAACAGCTTGGTTATTTGGGGCGTTCGGAAGGCATTGCATGTGAAGCAGTGGTGTTGTTGATGAAGGTGTCGGCATGA
- the msrP gene encoding protein-methionine-sulfoxide reductase catalytic subunit MsrP produces MKNDIKPSEITPEATYHNRRAFMKVGFAAGAAVLTGAVYRHFNPTLPVADVAASSTAPAAVLPSEPNPPVVGGARTLLVPNTFEEITHYNNYYEFSTNKSAVAKAAGQFITTPWVVEVSGLVSKPHAFDMMDLLKIEQEERIYRHRCVEGWSMVIPWQGFPLKKLLDLVQPLGTAKYVAFETYYDKAQMPSGKYAGIELPYVEGLRLDEAMHPLTILATGLYGKPMPNQNGAPIRLVVPWKYGFKGIKSIVKITLTDTQPPTTWNKAAADEYGFYSNVNPNVDHPRWSQADEQRIGEYKRQPTLMFNGYADEVASLYSGMDLKQNF; encoded by the coding sequence ATGAAAAATGACATCAAACCCTCTGAGATCACGCCTGAAGCGACATACCATAACCGCCGTGCATTCATGAAAGTTGGCTTTGCAGCGGGTGCTGCGGTGTTAACTGGTGCAGTGTATCGGCACTTTAACCCGACCCTTCCAGTGGCTGATGTTGCCGCTTCGAGCACTGCACCTGCGGCGGTTTTACCTTCTGAGCCCAACCCTCCGGTTGTAGGGGGCGCTCGAACGCTTTTAGTGCCCAATACATTCGAAGAAATCACCCATTACAACAATTATTATGAGTTTTCCACCAATAAATCTGCCGTTGCAAAAGCCGCTGGGCAATTCATTACCACACCGTGGGTTGTGGAAGTGAGCGGTTTGGTCAGCAAGCCGCATGCTTTTGATATGATGGATTTGCTTAAAATTGAACAAGAGGAGCGCATTTACCGTCACCGCTGTGTCGAAGGTTGGTCAATGGTCATTCCATGGCAAGGTTTTCCATTGAAAAAGTTGCTTGACCTCGTTCAGCCTTTGGGGACGGCCAAATACGTCGCTTTTGAAACTTATTACGATAAAGCGCAAATGCCGAGCGGCAAATACGCGGGCATTGAACTGCCTTATGTGGAGGGTCTTCGCCTCGACGAAGCCATGCATCCGTTGACAATATTGGCCACAGGTTTGTACGGCAAACCCATGCCGAATCAGAACGGTGCCCCGATTCGTCTCGTCGTGCCATGGAAGTATGGGTTCAAAGGCATCAAGTCCATCGTGAAAATCACCTTGACCGACACACAACCACCAACAACATGGAATAAAGCCGCTGCCGATGAGTATGGCTTTTACTCCAACGTCAATCCCAATGTCGATCACCCCCGTTGGTCGCAGGCCGATGAACAGCGAATTGGTGAGTACAAACGCCAACCAACATTGATGTTCAATGGTTATGCAGACGAAGTGGCCAGTTTGTACAGTGGGATGGATTTGAAGCAAAATTTTTGA
- the msrB gene encoding peptide-methionine (R)-S-oxide reductase MsrB gives MHSDYNRRQFLRHASLGVCGLVFVGIDAAAKPTVRQVWIVQVSASGQVSAPERIDAIIQSNAQWHAQLSQDAFDITRREGTEAPYTGKYWDQHGQGIYRCIGCDTALFNANTKFDSHTGWPSFWAPIASENVHNTVDTRLGMRRTAVNCSRCDAHLGHVFNDGPKPTGLRYCINSVALNFIALA, from the coding sequence ATGCACTCCGATTACAATCGCCGCCAATTTCTTCGGCACGCCAGTTTGGGAGTGTGTGGTTTGGTGTTTGTCGGCATTGATGCGGCTGCAAAACCCACTGTACGCCAAGTGTGGATTGTTCAAGTCTCGGCCAGTGGTCAAGTCAGTGCGCCTGAGCGCATCGATGCCATCATACAATCAAACGCCCAATGGCACGCTCAGTTGTCACAAGACGCTTTTGACATCACCCGCCGTGAAGGCACAGAAGCACCATATACAGGGAAATACTGGGATCAACATGGACAGGGTATTTATCGGTGTATTGGATGTGATACGGCTTTGTTCAATGCAAATACAAAATTTGATTCACACACGGGTTGGCCCAGCTTTTGGGCGCCGATTGCGTCAGAAAATGTGCATAATACAGTTGACACCCGTTTGGGTATGCGCCGTACCGCCGTTAATTGCAGCCGTTGTGACGCACATCTGGGACATGTGTTCAATGATGGCCCCAAACCCACGGGTTTACGCTATTGCATCAATTCGGTGGCTTTAAATTTTATTGCTTTGGCTTAA
- a CDS encoding peroxiredoxin, with product MTLALNSAVTDITLPMTTAVIGESQPFKLSDHHGKTVVLYFYPKDNTPGCTSESIAFRESHDGFLAANAVIFGVSRDSLKSHDNFKHKIELPFELISDTEEQLCAQFDVIKQKMMYGKQVRGIERSTFIINAEGVLIQEWRKVRVANHIEDVLNFVKTLASD from the coding sequence ATGACCCTCGCCCTAAACTCAGCCGTCACCGACATCACCCTGCCCATGACGACAGCGGTGATCGGCGAATCACAACCCTTCAAACTGTCAGACCATCATGGCAAGACTGTTGTGCTGTATTTCTATCCCAAAGACAACACGCCCGGTTGCACCAGCGAATCAATTGCTTTTCGTGAATCACACGATGGCTTCCTTGCTGCCAATGCTGTGATTTTTGGCGTGTCTCGAGATTCATTGAAATCACACGACAACTTCAAACATAAAATTGAACTGCCTTTTGAATTGATCAGCGATACTGAAGAGCAGCTGTGTGCTCAATTTGATGTCATCAAACAAAAAATGATGTATGGCAAACAGGTGCGAGGCATTGAACGCAGCACCTTCATCATCAACGCTGAAGGTGTTTTGATTCAAGAATGGCGAAAAGTAAGGGTCGCCAATCACATTGAAGATGTATTGAACTTTGTCAAAACGTTGGCATCAGACTGA